Proteins found in one Sorghum bicolor cultivar BTx623 chromosome 1, Sorghum_bicolor_NCBIv3, whole genome shotgun sequence genomic segment:
- the LOC8081226 gene encoding uncharacterized protein LOC8081226: MAAAAAQLLGEDGRGYELARRLEACGAWREWLGDDSAHAALAQHLTSPATWDAFLYPAASPSPPPRPLLLLQLRVRALLFDKASAALLLPPRSAAPVGLHSINANYLRLHGDDIYFSLEDEQEDNAQHQVHSRTAFSPSRDGSMLSQRHNRYEELPDTWYKPYADKFRTCHSKLRSGDKEIPKRTPEGMSDYLKICSIHKRKRAVFMDDPSISPPMSENGPSLLSKNAGEFSNSTDELIPEIRFPSDCVPESAIPKTSGISRTYKIEVHGVLDNLPAPVNRNTAMLERFGMVPEYYKTGNKYRGKDGSRVEGKSLSQEQALLMTKKLVARYLANLRFESGTAVSIDILSEIIIKHICKLGRNLKLLTDSYRKQFSSIELLKMFLQTVGYSNIGPLMEITKMGNRAANYPIHQDAQVLQTQNANSLHAQQLPRQFPPQMLQNLTPQQQQQLQNLTPQQQQLLQQQQWLRRSQLCSPRGSLTMADKNQPMVNVKVENTMDSQIDVPYGSFTRQQQFNIRQQQQLLHQQQQQLQQQQLQQQQQQLQQQQHQQQLNQQQQQLQQQQQQLQQQQQHLTQQQQLQQLNQQQHLHQQQHLQQQQQLNQQQLQQQQQQMTMSGNQNAQLAQQFKQVPSMSAYGMRMPPVKVEAFHELVSGDSSLKHDNDPNKLTSPK; encoded by the exons ATGGCGGCGGCCGCCGCTCAGCTGCTGGGCGAGGACGGGCGCGGCTACGAGCTCGCGCGGCGGCTGGAGGCGTGCGGCGCGTGGCGCGAGTGGCTGGGCGACGATTCCGCGCACGCCGCGCTCGCGCAGCACCTCACGTCCCCAGCAACCTGGGACGCCTTCCTCTACCCCGCGGCCTCCCCATCACCGCCCCCgcgcccgctcctcctcctccagctcCGCGTCCGCGCGCTCCTCTTCGACAAGGCATCGGCCGCGCTCCTCCTGCCTCCCCGCAGCGCGGCCCCAGTCGGCCTCCATTCCATCAACGCTAACT ATCTGCGACTTCATGGAGATGATATTTATTTCTCTTTGGAAGATGAGCAGGAAGATAATGCTCAACATCAA GTGCATTCTAGGACAGCATTCAGTCCAAGCAGGGACGGTTCCATGTTGTCTCAAAGGCATAATCGGTATGAAGAATTGCCTGACACATGGTACAAGCCATATGCCGACAAATTCAGGACATGTCACAGCAAGCTTCGCTCTGGTGACAAAGAAATACCAAAGAGAACACCAGAGGGAATGTCTGACTATCTTAAGATTTGCAGTATACATAAAAGGAAGAGGGCTGTGTTTATGGATGATCCCAGCATATCTCCTCCCATGTCGGAAAACGGCCCTTCCCTGCTTTCAAAAAATGCTGGGGAATTCAGCAATTCAACAGACGAATTAATTCCAGAAATTAGATTTCCATCTGACTGTGTTCCAGAAAGCGCAATTCCTAAAACAAGTGGGATATCTAGGACCTACAAAATAGAAGTTCATGGGGTTCTTGATAATTTACCAGCACCAGTTAACCGCAACACTGCAATGCTTGAAAGGTTTGGCATGGTGCCTGAATATTACAAAACAGGAAACAAATATAGAGGAAAAGATGGATCTAGAGTAGAAGGGAAATCTTTAAGCCAAGAGCAAGCATTGCTCATGACAAAAAAGTTGGTTGCTCGCTACTTAGCAAATTTACGTTTTGAAAGTGGAACTGCAGTCTCTATTGATATTCTTTCAGAAATAATAATTAAGCACATATGTAAACTGGGACGCAACTTGAAGCTTCTAACTGACAGCTACAGGAAGCAATTTTCATCAATTGAACTCCTTAAAATGTTCCTACAAACTGTTGGGTACAG TAACATTGGACCCTTGATGGAGATCACCAAGATGGGAAACAGAGCGGCCAACTACCCCATTCATCAAGATGCACAAGTTCTTCAGACACAAAATGCAAATTCCCTTCATGCCCAGCAG CTTCCAAGGCAGTTTCCTCCGCAAATGCTTCAGAATTTGACaccacagcaacagcagcagcttcAGAATTTGAcaccacagcagcagcagcttctgcagcagcagcagtggctTAGGCGCAGCCAGTTGTGCAGTCCCCGTGGTTCTCTTACCATGGCAGACAAGAACCAGCCTATGGTGAATGTGAAGGTGGAGAACACTATGGATTCTCAAATCGATGTTCCGTATGGATCTTTTACTAGACAACAGCAATTTAATAtaaggcagcagcagcaactattgcatcagcagcagcagcaacttcaACAGCAGCAGctccagcaacagcaacagcagctccAGCAGCAACAGCACCAACAACAGCTtaatcagcagcagcagcaactgcagcaacagcagcagcaactgcaacaacagcagcagcatctCACTCAGCAGCAGCAACTACAACAGCTTAATCAGCAGCAGCATCTACATCAGCAGCAGCACCTTcaacagcaacagcaacttAACCAGCAACAActtcagcagcaacagcagcagatgACCATGTCAGGAAATCAGAATGCGCAACTAGCACAGCAGTTCAAACAGGTCCCATCAAT GAGTGCATATGGCATGCGAATGCCGCCTGTGAAAGTAGAAGCCTTCCATGAATTGGTGAGCGGGGACTCTTCGCTGAAGCATGATAACGACCCTAACAAACTCACTTCTCCAAAGTGA